Proteins from a genomic interval of Actinoalloteichus hymeniacidonis:
- a CDS encoding neocarzinostatin apoprotein domain-containing protein, with protein MRTSGRRITDRLRWPVAAAIAATMALGTAVPAIAQAQGDPGPEGQQITVSKTADLDRAGETITVTGTGFDIAKGIYLAFCVDNGPGVTPSPCIGGVDMTGESGSSVWISSNPPPYGVDLAKPYTDEGDGRGGFEFDLRLASSDEYTDCLDEGVVCSVITRADHTRAGDRSQDVRVPVTFAEPRPIADPSVTLSASEGLDPAGDTVTVSGTGFNLPPGVPGIYAVFGPHNEDYWTDASVYHSAAFLTAADLASGSFETDLDVVAEYETGSGVIDCVAVGCEVLTFAAHGSTDRTLDTFTPVSFADTATELDPALTVSKTEGLGAQGESVEVTGSGFAPGQGIYLAQTVELGEAAYPETYTSAAWLSAVDESGTFTETIELAPSFEKDGRAVDCAKQDCYVAAFNDHTAIADRSQDVWVPITFAENKDVQQEPNGTGQATGPEGQQVEATPVDDLDPAGADVRVTGSGFDVDKNIYVALCVDNGPGAQPTPCVGGVDMSGEAGSSKWIGTDPYGSNLTIPWGSGGSFDVTLTVPAADEFVDCRETACSIITRRDHQAGGDRSQDTRIPVTWADGSNPGGQDDDQDDDDPTNPAPDGSGPDGSGPDGDNLGPAGNGGPGSESGPNSAVRNLASTGINGAWPLSLAAVALIGAGGLTLGLSRRRRANETE; from the coding sequence ATGAGGACGAGTGGAAGACGCATCACCGACCGGCTGAGATGGCCGGTCGCCGCCGCCATCGCCGCGACGATGGCACTGGGCACGGCCGTTCCCGCGATCGCCCAAGCGCAGGGCGACCCCGGTCCGGAGGGGCAGCAGATCACCGTCTCCAAGACGGCCGATCTCGACCGCGCCGGTGAGACCATCACCGTCACCGGCACCGGATTCGACATCGCGAAGGGCATCTACCTGGCCTTCTGTGTCGACAATGGCCCGGGCGTCACCCCGAGCCCCTGCATCGGCGGGGTCGACATGACCGGCGAGAGCGGCAGCTCGGTATGGATCTCGTCCAACCCGCCGCCCTACGGCGTCGACCTGGCCAAGCCCTACACCGACGAGGGCGACGGTCGAGGCGGCTTCGAGTTCGACCTGCGGCTCGCCTCGTCGGACGAGTACACCGACTGCCTCGACGAGGGCGTCGTCTGCTCGGTGATCACCCGCGCCGACCACACCAGGGCGGGCGACCGATCCCAGGACGTCCGGGTTCCGGTGACCTTCGCCGAACCTCGGCCCATCGCCGACCCCTCGGTCACGCTGTCCGCGTCCGAGGGCCTCGACCCGGCGGGCGACACCGTCACCGTCTCCGGAACCGGCTTCAACCTGCCCCCAGGCGTTCCCGGTATCTACGCGGTCTTCGGCCCGCACAACGAGGACTACTGGACCGACGCGAGCGTCTACCACTCGGCGGCCTTCCTCACCGCCGCCGACCTGGCCTCGGGAAGCTTCGAGACCGATCTCGACGTCGTCGCCGAGTACGAGACCGGATCCGGCGTGATCGACTGCGTCGCCGTCGGCTGCGAGGTGCTCACCTTCGCCGCGCACGGCTCCACCGACCGGACCCTGGACACCTTCACCCCGGTGTCCTTCGCCGACACCGCAACCGAACTCGACCCCGCACTCACCGTCTCCAAGACCGAGGGACTCGGCGCGCAGGGCGAATCCGTCGAGGTCACCGGCTCGGGCTTCGCTCCGGGCCAGGGCATCTACCTGGCCCAGACCGTCGAATTAGGCGAGGCCGCCTACCCCGAGACCTACACCTCGGCTGCCTGGCTGTCCGCAGTCGACGAATCGGGCACCTTCACCGAGACGATCGAGCTGGCGCCGTCGTTCGAGAAGGACGGCCGAGCCGTGGACTGCGCGAAGCAGGATTGCTACGTCGCCGCGTTCAACGACCACACCGCCATCGCCGATCGCTCCCAGGACGTCTGGGTGCCGATCACCTTCGCCGAGAACAAGGACGTCCAGCAGGAGCCGAACGGCACCGGTCAGGCGACCGGACCGGAGGGCCAGCAGGTCGAGGCGACCCCGGTCGACGACCTCGACCCCGCAGGCGCCGACGTCCGGGTGACCGGCAGCGGCTTCGATGTCGACAAGAACATCTACGTCGCACTCTGCGTGGACAACGGCCCCGGCGCGCAGCCGACGCCGTGTGTGGGCGGGGTGGACATGAGCGGCGAGGCGGGTTCCTCGAAGTGGATCGGCACCGATCCCTACGGTTCGAACCTGACGATCCCGTGGGGTTCGGGCGGTTCCTTCGACGTCACCCTGACCGTGCCCGCCGCCGACGAGTTCGTCGACTGCCGGGAGACGGCGTGCTCGATCATCACCCGCCGCGACCACCAGGCGGGCGGGGATCGCTCCCAGGACACCCGGATCCCGGTGACCTGGGCGGACGGTTCGAATCCCGGTGGCCAGGACGACGACCAGGACGACGATGACCCGACCAATCCGGCACCCGACGGCTCGGGACCGGACGGCTCGGGTCCCGATGGCGACAACCTCGGCCCGGCAGGCAACGGTGGACCCGGTTCGGAATCCGGTCCGAACTCGGCGGTCCGGAACCTGGCGTCCACCGGCATCAACGGCGCATGGCCGCTCTCCTTGGCGGCGGTCGCGCTGATCGGAGCGGGCGGCCTCACGCTCGGACTCTCGCGACGACGTCGCGCCAACGAAACCGAATGA
- a CDS encoding SDR family oxidoreductase produces MAFPSNSSIDGPGRDPYPLLGRRALITGVSRRRGIGYAVARRFAAYGADIVFQHHVPHDREQHWGADPAGIDGVSAGIREAASNPRARIEQLAADLRAPAAPATLFDTSVEQFGPIDILVCNHAQSAPDGDLEAMTEETLDLHWAVNTRSSILLAQRFAAHHDGRDGGRIIFLTSGQNLGPMTGEVAYAAAKGALAAITPTLADHLADRGITVNAVNPGPVDTGYAPPDAVAAVAARFPGGRWGEPDDPARLISWLVTDEGRWITGQVINSEGGFRRWS; encoded by the coding sequence ATGGCGTTTCCCTCGAACTCCAGCATCGACGGACCCGGCCGTGATCCGTATCCGCTACTCGGCCGACGCGCGTTGATCACCGGTGTGAGTAGACGACGCGGCATCGGCTACGCCGTGGCCAGGAGATTCGCCGCCTATGGGGCCGACATCGTCTTTCAGCACCACGTCCCACACGACCGGGAACAGCATTGGGGCGCCGATCCGGCGGGCATCGATGGAGTGTCGGCGGGCATCCGCGAAGCGGCGAGCAACCCGCGAGCGCGGATCGAACAGCTTGCCGCCGATCTCCGGGCACCGGCCGCCCCCGCAACGCTGTTCGACACCTCGGTCGAGCAATTCGGTCCGATCGACATCCTGGTGTGCAACCACGCCCAGTCCGCGCCCGACGGTGACCTCGAAGCCATGACCGAGGAGACCCTCGACCTGCACTGGGCGGTGAACACCCGCTCGTCCATCCTGCTGGCCCAGCGATTCGCCGCGCACCACGATGGCCGAGACGGCGGGCGGATCATCTTCCTGACCTCCGGTCAGAATCTCGGGCCGATGACCGGCGAGGTCGCCTACGCGGCGGCCAAGGGCGCGCTGGCGGCGATCACCCCGACCCTGGCCGACCACCTCGCCGACCGAGGCATCACCGTCAACGCGGTGAACCCGGGCCCGGTCGACACCGGCTATGCCCCGCCCGACGCGGTCGCCGCCGTGGCCGCCCGCTTCCCCGGTGGCCGATGGGGCGAGCCCGACGATCCGGCCCGCCTGATCTCCTGGCTGGTCACCGACGAGGGCCGGTGGATCACCGGGCAGGTCATCAACTCCGAGGGCGGGTTCCGCCGCTGGTCTTGA